A genomic window from Candidatus Hydrogenedentota bacterium includes:
- the uvrC gene encoding excinuclease ABC subunit UvrC — protein MSDQETENTPVPALDASGAPAQPGCYLMKDAAGKIIYVGKAKNLRARIRSYFNETDGRHSVKFLMRRVASVEYLVVRTEKEALLLENSLIKQHKPRYNVQLKDDKTHISLRLDPREKFPRVTVVRRHKQDGARYFGPYHDTQAARKTVRQVQRLFPLRTCSDHVLNNRTRPCLYHQMGQCLAPCVGLVTPEAYAELTAQVLLVLEGRSAELERTLLAEIKRLAEALRFEEAAALRDRLHDLRSTLEKQGAVVGDGVEDRDVFGVHTEGRFTEAQALFYRGGKLLGGRAWSFEAHEMPLPEVLGSFLMQYYGTAPVIPREVLVPAPLEDAEALAELLSERRGGKVDVLFPQRGEKTRLVELACRNAKRSFEEKRLADKAAMDALELTKEALHLPRLPARIECFDISTLQGSMTVASMAVFENGVPAKDRYRRFSIKTLAGQDDFGAMREVLMRRYTRAVAEGDLPDLVLIDGGRGQLGVATAALHDLGLDDLPHAGIAKSRAEDGGRSPERFFLPNRVNPVVPPQNGPVVRMLARLRDEAHRFAVTYHRKKRGRAALDSVLLGMPGVGPKRAKALLAALGSAAKVRAATVEELRAVPGFSEKLARGLWERLQQTETGGTVSEPPDAPQAGETP, from the coding sequence ATGAGCGACCAGGAAACGGAAAACACCCCAGTCCCGGCGCTGGACGCGTCGGGCGCGCCCGCGCAACCCGGCTGTTACCTGATGAAGGACGCCGCCGGGAAAATCATCTATGTGGGGAAGGCGAAGAACCTGCGGGCGCGGATTCGGAGTTATTTCAACGAGACGGACGGGCGGCACAGCGTCAAGTTTCTGATGCGGCGGGTGGCGTCGGTGGAGTATCTGGTGGTGCGGACGGAGAAGGAGGCGCTGCTGCTGGAGAACAGCCTGATCAAGCAGCACAAGCCGCGCTACAACGTGCAGTTGAAGGACGACAAGACGCACATCAGCCTGCGGCTCGACCCGCGTGAAAAGTTCCCGCGCGTCACCGTGGTGCGCCGCCACAAACAGGACGGCGCGCGGTATTTCGGGCCGTACCATGACACCCAGGCGGCCCGGAAGACGGTGCGGCAGGTCCAGCGGCTCTTCCCGCTGCGCACCTGCTCGGACCATGTCCTGAACAACCGAACCCGGCCCTGCCTCTACCACCAGATGGGCCAGTGCCTCGCGCCGTGTGTGGGGCTGGTGACGCCGGAGGCCTACGCGGAGCTGACGGCGCAGGTGCTGCTGGTGCTGGAGGGGCGGAGCGCGGAGCTGGAGCGGACGCTGCTCGCGGAGATCAAGCGGCTCGCGGAGGCGCTGCGTTTCGAGGAGGCGGCGGCGCTGCGCGACCGGCTGCACGACCTGCGCAGCACGCTGGAGAAGCAGGGCGCCGTGGTGGGGGACGGCGTGGAGGACCGGGATGTTTTCGGGGTCCACACGGAGGGGCGCTTCACGGAGGCGCAGGCGCTGTTTTACCGGGGCGGGAAACTGCTGGGCGGGCGGGCGTGGTCCTTCGAGGCGCACGAGATGCCCCTGCCCGAGGTCCTCGGCTCCTTCCTGATGCAGTACTACGGGACGGCGCCGGTGATCCCCCGCGAGGTGCTGGTGCCCGCGCCGCTGGAGGACGCGGAGGCCCTGGCCGAGCTTCTTTCCGAGCGGCGGGGCGGCAAGGTGGACGTGCTGTTCCCGCAGCGCGGGGAGAAGACCCGGCTGGTGGAGCTGGCCTGCCGCAACGCAAAACGGAGTTTCGAGGAGAAGCGGCTGGCGGACAAGGCCGCGATGGACGCGCTTGAACTCACCAAAGAGGCGCTGCACCTGCCGCGCCTGCCGGCCCGCATCGAGTGCTTCGACATCTCGACGCTGCAGGGGAGCATGACCGTGGCCTCCATGGCGGTCTTCGAGAACGGGGTCCCGGCGAAGGACCGATACCGGCGCTTTTCGATCAAGACCCTGGCGGGGCAGGACGATTTCGGCGCGATGCGCGAGGTGCTCATGCGCCGGTACACCCGCGCCGTCGCCGAGGGCGACCTGCCGGACCTGGTGCTGATAGACGGGGGCCGGGGGCAGCTCGGCGTGGCCACGGCGGCGCTTCACGACCTGGGCCTGGACGACCTGCCGCACGCGGGGATCGCCAAGTCGCGCGCGGAGGACGGGGGGCGGTCGCCCGAGCGGTTCTTCCTGCCGAACCGGGTGAACCCGGTGGTGCCCCCGCAAAACGGCCCGGTGGTCCGCATGCTCGCGCGCCTGCGCGACGAGGCGCACCGCTTCGCCGTCACGTACCACCGGAAAAAGCGGGGGCGCGCCGCGCTGGACAGCGTGCTGCTGGGCATGCCGGGCGTGGGCCCGAAGCGGGCGAAGGCCCTGCTCGCCGCCCTGGGCTCCGCCGCCAAAGTCCGCGCCGCCACGGTGGAGGAACTGCGCGCGGTGCCGGGGTTCAGCGAAAAACTTGCGCGGGGGCTTTGGGAACGGCTACAACAGACGGAAACCGGCGGGACCGTGTCCGAACCCCCGGACGCGCCGCAGGCGGGAGAGACTCCATGA
- a CDS encoding alpha/beta fold hydrolase: MMLMSIFLSLLGVLLLLALAVTAYSAVLASLYPENLRTGEVTRITTADLWKLRVCRYRKPDCTGEPILFVHGLNANQNNFTNPAGGCLVDFFAARGYDCWTVDLRGTRSSQAPFGKTTRDITVDDYVYHDVPAAIEHVCRETGRDSLHYVGHSLGGFLLYAYSLTSGGRRIASGTTLGSPVSFEKALKLVPPPLRWLAVNLPWVGGELIRLAVPIARAMGASIDVFPINQANLPFNMTNQDLYTMLDDPSSGVHEQIFGWAERGEIAFKKGAFNFTEKLPELDVPVLAVFGKSDPFIDAEEGAALFDQLQCPDKKLLVLSRATGCVEDYNHCDLAFSREAEKEVFTPIAEWIAAHPCAMAPAEAAPAPEETPKPAPKKRAAAPRKAAVKTETKTAPAASKKSAAAKKPAARKAAAKKAEPAVEEAPAAKAPAKRKAAPRKKAAAAPTAEAPFPAEAPETETGENA, encoded by the coding sequence ATGATGCTCATGTCCATTTTCCTGTCCCTGCTGGGTGTGCTGCTGCTGCTGGCCCTCGCCGTGACGGCCTATTCGGCGGTCCTCGCCTCGCTCTACCCGGAAAACCTGCGCACCGGCGAGGTGACGCGGATCACCACGGCGGACCTCTGGAAGCTGCGCGTGTGCCGCTACCGGAAACCGGACTGCACGGGCGAGCCCATCCTGTTCGTCCACGGGCTGAACGCGAACCAGAACAACTTCACGAACCCGGCCGGGGGCTGCCTGGTGGACTTCTTCGCGGCGCGCGGCTACGACTGCTGGACCGTGGACCTGCGCGGGACGCGCTCGTCCCAGGCGCCCTTCGGGAAGACCACCCGCGACATCACCGTGGACGACTATGTCTACCACGACGTGCCCGCCGCGATAGAGCATGTCTGCCGCGAGACGGGCCGGGACTCGCTGCACTATGTGGGCCACTCGCTGGGCGGCTTTCTGCTTTATGCCTACAGCCTGACCTCGGGCGGGCGGCGCATCGCCTCGGGCACCACGCTGGGTTCGCCGGTGTCCTTCGAGAAGGCGCTGAAACTGGTGCCGCCGCCGCTCCGGTGGCTCGCGGTGAATCTGCCCTGGGTCGGCGGCGAGCTCATCCGCCTCGCCGTGCCCATCGCGCGGGCGATGGGGGCGTCCATAGACGTGTTCCCCATCAACCAGGCGAACCTGCCCTTCAACATGACCAACCAGGACCTGTACACCATGCTGGACGACCCGTCGTCGGGGGTCCACGAGCAGATTTTTGGCTGGGCCGAGCGGGGTGAAATCGCCTTCAAAAAAGGCGCGTTCAACTTCACGGAAAAGCTCCCGGAACTCGACGTGCCGGTGCTGGCCGTTTTCGGGAAATCCGACCCCTTCATAGACGCGGAGGAGGGCGCGGCGCTTTTTGATCAGTTGCAGTGCCCGGACAAGAAGCTGCTGGTGCTTTCCCGCGCGACGGGATGCGTCGAGGACTACAACCACTGCGACCTGGCCTTCTCCCGCGAGGCGGAGAAGGAGGTCTTCACGCCGATAGCCGAATGGATTGCCGCGCACCCCTGCGCCATGGCCCCCGCGGAGGCGGCCCCCGCGCCTGAGGAAACGCCCAAGCCCGCGCCGAAGAAGCGCGCCGCCGCGCCGCGCAAGGCCGCCGTCAAGACGGAAACCAAAACGGCCCCCGCCGCGTCCAAGAAGAGCGCCGCGGCAAAGAAGCCCGCCGCGCGCAAGGCCGCCGCGAAGAAGGCGGAGCCTGCGGTGGAGGAGGCCCCGGCGGCAAAGGCCCCGGCAAAACGCAAAGCGGCGCCCCGAAAGAAGGCCGCCGCCGCACCGACGGCGGAGGCGCCGTTCCCGGCGGAGGCGCCGGAAACTGAGACTGGAGAGAACGCATGA